Proteins from a genomic interval of Lysobacter stagni:
- the gspE gene encoding type II secretion system ATPase GspE, giving the protein MAKGRLKDADLVRARRLQEETGGSLLGLLARLGLVSERDHAETCAEVMGLPLVATKDAPELPPDGVSLSTRFMKQFAVCPVGESEDAVDVLMADPQDVYTHDALQLATGRRIRPAVALRSEIGDLVERWYGQGRSAMGAIVETAEGEGSSGDLDDVEHLRDLASEAPVIRLVNLIIQRAVELRASDIHIEPFENRLKVRYRVDGVLSEGESPPANLTAAVISRIKIMAKLNIAERRLPQDGRIMLRVQGKELDLRVSTVPTAHGESVVMRLLDRETVVFDFKRLGFTDAFLPQFRKVLDQPHGILLVTGPTGSGKTTTLYTALSKLNTPDVKIITVEDPVEYQIEGINQIQAKPQIGLDFAHALRSIVRQDPDIIMIGEMRDLETARIAIQSALTGHLVLSTLHTNNAAGGITRLLDMGVEDYLLTSTVNGILAQRLVRRLEPTHARRYLASPEEIERFSLRRYQPQGDIHLYQPMPSPLSQTGYLGRTTIMEFLVMNDELRRAVMRHAGMGEIEQLARQHGMRTMYEDGIAKALAGETTIEEVLRVTEDA; this is encoded by the coding sequence ATGGCCAAGGGGCGGCTCAAGGATGCCGACCTCGTCCGCGCACGCAGGTTGCAGGAGGAGACGGGCGGCAGCCTGCTCGGCCTGCTCGCGCGCCTGGGGCTGGTGTCCGAGCGCGACCACGCCGAAACCTGCGCCGAAGTGATGGGGCTGCCGCTGGTCGCAACGAAGGATGCGCCCGAACTTCCTCCTGACGGCGTGTCATTGTCCACGCGCTTCATGAAGCAGTTCGCGGTGTGTCCGGTCGGCGAGAGCGAGGATGCCGTCGACGTGCTCATGGCCGATCCGCAGGATGTCTACACCCACGACGCGCTGCAGTTGGCCACCGGCCGGCGCATCCGGCCCGCGGTGGCGCTGCGATCGGAAATCGGCGACCTGGTCGAGCGCTGGTACGGCCAGGGACGCAGCGCGATGGGCGCCATCGTCGAAACCGCCGAGGGCGAGGGATCTTCCGGCGACCTCGACGACGTCGAACACCTGCGCGACCTGGCTTCGGAAGCGCCGGTCATACGCCTGGTCAATCTGATCATCCAGCGCGCGGTCGAACTGCGCGCGTCCGACATCCACATCGAGCCGTTCGAAAACCGCCTGAAGGTGCGTTACCGCGTGGACGGCGTGCTGAGCGAAGGCGAAAGCCCGCCGGCCAACCTCACCGCCGCCGTGATCAGCCGCATCAAGATCATGGCCAAGCTCAACATCGCCGAGCGTCGCCTGCCGCAGGACGGTCGCATCATGCTGCGCGTGCAGGGCAAGGAACTGGACCTGCGTGTGAGCACCGTGCCGACCGCACACGGCGAGAGCGTGGTGATGCGCCTGCTCGACCGCGAGACGGTGGTGTTCGACTTCAAGCGCCTGGGCTTCACCGATGCGTTCCTGCCGCAGTTCCGGAAGGTGCTGGACCAGCCGCACGGCATCCTGCTCGTCACCGGCCCGACGGGTTCGGGCAAGACGACCACGCTGTACACCGCACTGAGCAAGCTCAACACGCCCGACGTGAAGATCATCACCGTCGAGGACCCGGTCGAGTACCAGATCGAAGGCATCAACCAGATCCAGGCCAAGCCGCAGATCGGGCTCGATTTTGCCCATGCGCTGCGCAGCATCGTGCGCCAGGACCCGGACATCATCATGATCGGCGAAATGCGCGACCTGGAAACGGCGCGCATCGCGATCCAGTCCGCGCTCACCGGCCATCTCGTGCTGTCCACGCTGCACACCAACAACGCGGCCGGCGGCATCACGCGCCTGCTCGACATGGGCGTGGAGGACTACCTGCTCACCTCCACGGTGAACGGCATCCTGGCCCAGCGTCTGGTGCGCAGGCTGGAGCCGACCCATGCGCGCCGCTACCTCGCTTCGCCTGAGGAGATCGAACGGTTCAGCCTGCGCCGCTACCAGCCGCAGGGCGACATCCATCTCTACCAGCCCATGCCGTCGCCGCTCTCGCAGACCGGCTATCTCGGTCGCACGACGATCATGGAGTTCCTCGTGATGAACGACGAACTGCGTCGCGCGGTGATGCGCCATGCAGGCATGGGCGAGATCGAACAGCTCGCGCGCCAGCACGGCATGCGCACGATGTACGAGGACGGCATCGCCAAGGCGCTGGCGGGCGAGACGACGATCGAGGAAGTGCTGCGCGTGACCGAGGACGCGTAA
- the xpsF gene encoding type II secretion system protein XpsF, with the protein MPLYYYKALNPRGELLDGQMEAVSGAEVVARLQEQGHLPVEAKLASEASSASTWKGLFKPRPFAGARLVQFTQQLATLLAAGQPLDRALGILLELPEDEAARRTIGDIRDAVRGGTSLSTALERQHGTFSRLYVNMVRAGEAGGSLHETLARLADYLERSRALQGRVINALIYPAILLCMVGLSLLFLLGYVVPQFAAMYESLDAQLPIFSRIVLGIGLFVRDWWIVLLVLPALALWWFDRKRRDPAFREALDAWLLRNRMAGPLVAKIETARLARTLGTLVRNGVPLMSALGIGRNVLGNRVLAADVEAAAEEVKNGVPLSMALGRGKRFPRLALQMIQVGEESGALDAMLVKTAETFEQETALALDRMLAALVPVVTVALAAMVGTVIIAVLAPIYDLTSAIG; encoded by the coding sequence ATGCCCCTCTACTACTACAAGGCCCTCAATCCGCGCGGCGAACTGCTCGACGGCCAGATGGAGGCGGTCAGTGGGGCGGAGGTGGTGGCGCGATTGCAGGAACAGGGTCATCTTCCGGTCGAGGCCAAACTGGCCAGCGAAGCCTCCAGCGCGTCGACGTGGAAGGGGCTGTTCAAGCCGCGACCGTTCGCAGGCGCGCGCCTGGTGCAGTTCACGCAGCAGCTGGCCACGCTGCTGGCGGCCGGCCAGCCACTGGACCGCGCGCTGGGCATCCTGCTGGAACTGCCGGAAGACGAAGCCGCACGACGCACCATTGGCGACATCCGCGATGCGGTGCGCGGCGGAACCTCCCTGTCGACCGCGCTGGAGCGCCAGCACGGCACGTTCTCGCGCCTGTACGTCAACATGGTGCGCGCGGGCGAGGCCGGCGGCAGCCTGCACGAGACACTCGCGCGCCTGGCCGATTACCTGGAGCGCTCGCGTGCGTTGCAGGGGCGCGTGATCAACGCGCTCATCTACCCGGCGATCCTGTTGTGCATGGTGGGCCTGAGCCTGCTCTTCCTGCTGGGCTACGTCGTGCCGCAGTTCGCGGCGATGTACGAAAGCCTGGATGCACAGCTGCCGATCTTCAGCCGCATCGTGCTCGGCATCGGACTGTTCGTGCGCGACTGGTGGATCGTGTTGCTGGTGCTCCCCGCGCTGGCGCTGTGGTGGTTCGACCGCAAGCGTCGCGATCCCGCCTTCCGCGAGGCGTTGGACGCCTGGCTGCTGCGCAACCGCATGGCAGGCCCGCTGGTGGCGAAGATCGAGACCGCGCGTCTGGCACGCACGCTGGGCACGCTGGTGCGCAACGGAGTGCCGCTGATGTCGGCGCTGGGCATCGGACGCAACGTGCTGGGCAACCGTGTGCTGGCCGCCGATGTCGAAGCGGCCGCGGAGGAAGTGAAGAACGGCGTGCCGCTGTCGATGGCGCTGGGGCGTGGCAAGCGCTTTCCGCGACTGGCCTTGCAGATGATCCAGGTCGGTGAGGAATCCGGCGCGCTGGACGCGATGCTGGTGAAGACGGCGGAAACCTTCGAGCAGGAAACCGCGCTGGCCCTCGACCGCATGCTGGCGGCGCTGGTGCCCGTGGTGACGGTGGCGCTGGCTGCGATGGTGGGCACGGTCATCATCGCCGTGCTCGCCCCCATCTACGACCTCACCAGCGCGATTGGGTGA
- the gspG gene encoding type II secretion system major pseudopilin GspG, with translation MRNRRSLTRSPSAALQRGMSLIEIIIVIVLIGAVLAFVGSRVLGGKDRGDYNIAKAQVQTLAGKVDSFQMDTGRLPTSLEELVTQPSDVNGWLGPYAKATELKDPWGHPIEYRAPGEGGPYDLVILGKDGKPGGTSVDADIKYE, from the coding sequence ATGCGCAACCGCCGCTCGTTGACCCGTTCCCCGTCCGCTGCGCTCCAGCGCGGCATGAGCCTGATCGAGATCATCATCGTGATCGTCCTGATCGGCGCCGTGCTCGCGTTCGTGGGCAGCCGCGTGCTGGGCGGCAAGGATCGCGGCGACTACAACATCGCCAAGGCGCAGGTGCAGACGCTGGCGGGCAAGGTGGATTCCTTCCAGATGGATACCGGGCGCCTGCCGACCTCGCTGGAGGAACTGGTCACCCAGCCCAGCGACGTGAACGGCTGGCTCGGCCCGTATGCCAAGGCGACGGAACTGAAAGACCCCTGGGGCCACCCGATCGAGTATCGCGCCCCGGGCGAAGGCGGCCCGTACGATCTGGTGATTCTCGGCAAGGATGGCAAGCCGGGCGGTACCAGTGTCGATGCGGACATCAAGTACGAGTAA
- the xpsH gene encoding type II secretion system protein XpsH yields the protein MRTSSTSKRPPRGGSGMPRRVLGMSLLEMLLVLALIAGIAVLGIAAFGGGWQGIQLRSSAKAVAAQLRYTRALAISTGTPQRFLIDPASHRWSAPNGRKGEIPDSVRVTFIGAREVQPRRGEGAIVFFEDGASTGGRVQLAARKAAWNIDVAWLTGEIRMRRGEVAP from the coding sequence ATGCGGACATCAAGTACGAGTAAGCGACCGCCGCGCGGAGGCAGTGGCATGCCACGTCGCGTCCTCGGCATGTCGTTGCTGGAGATGCTGCTGGTGCTGGCGCTCATCGCCGGCATCGCGGTGCTGGGCATCGCTGCGTTCGGTGGCGGCTGGCAGGGCATCCAGTTGCGTTCCAGTGCCAAGGCAGTCGCCGCGCAATTGCGGTACACGCGCGCGCTGGCCATCTCCACCGGCACGCCGCAACGTTTCCTGATCGATCCGGCCTCGCACCGCTGGAGCGCGCCCAACGGCCGCAAGGGCGAGATTCCCGATTCCGTTCGCGTGACCTTCATCGGCGCGCGCGAGGTGCAGCCCCGACGCGGCGAGGGCGCGATCGTCTTCTTCGAGGACGGCGCCAGCACCGGCGGCCGCGTGCAACTGGCCGCACGCAAGGCGGCGTGGAATATCGACGTCGCCTGGCTCACAGGGGAGATCCGCATGCGTCGCGGCGAGGTGGCGCCGTGA
- the xpsI gene encoding type II secretion system protein XpsI: MSRQRGFTLLEVIVAFALLAAALALLLGILSNSARQVRWSDEAGRAALYAQTLIDQVGVGEPITAGQLDGEFEQGRYRWQLRIAPWRDAATAGAQSPAAPNAPRLFEVTLTMEWGAADPGQRLQLRSLRTVAAGTGAVLP; encoded by the coding sequence GTGTCGCGCCAGCGCGGTTTCACCTTGCTGGAGGTGATCGTCGCGTTCGCGCTGCTGGCCGCGGCGCTGGCGTTGCTGCTGGGCATCCTGTCCAACTCCGCGCGCCAGGTGCGCTGGTCGGACGAGGCCGGGCGCGCGGCGCTGTACGCGCAGACGCTGATCGACCAGGTCGGCGTGGGCGAGCCGATCACGGCCGGGCAGCTCGATGGCGAATTCGAACAGGGCCGCTATCGCTGGCAACTGCGCATCGCACCCTGGCGCGACGCGGCCACCGCCGGCGCACAATCGCCCGCTGCCCCGAACGCACCACGCCTGTTCGAAGTGACCCTGACGATGGAGTGGGGCGCTGCCGATCCCGGACAGCGCCTGCAATTGCGTTCGTTGCGCACCGTGGCGGCCGGGACCGGGGCGGTGCTGCCATGA
- a CDS encoding prepilin-type N-terminal cleavage/methylation domain-containing protein, translating into MRHARGFTLIELLLATVLLVAGLALAFTTLGAASRTVTRGEAIGEHSERVRSVSTFLRRRLTGARPVGFAFDQTRAVAMRFVGEPQRMRFVADLPDYLGRGGPYLHDLSVVDDGEGVRLVISMSMVLAGEVVEERPERPPEVLADNLREVRFRYRALDERGRMGDWQDRWEASEQLPLQVEITLVDRNGRAWPPLVVAPPLAPAFSSFNVPLETQ; encoded by the coding sequence ATGAGGCACGCGCGCGGATTCACGCTGATCGAACTGTTGCTGGCGACGGTGTTGCTGGTGGCGGGCCTGGCACTGGCGTTCACCACGCTGGGTGCGGCCAGCCGCACGGTGACGCGCGGCGAAGCGATCGGCGAACACAGCGAGCGCGTCCGCTCCGTCAGCACCTTCCTGCGCCGCAGACTGACCGGTGCGCGGCCGGTGGGCTTCGCGTTCGACCAGACGCGCGCGGTGGCGATGCGCTTCGTCGGAGAACCGCAGCGCATGCGTTTCGTGGCGGACCTTCCCGACTACCTCGGTCGTGGCGGTCCGTACCTGCACGACCTGTCGGTCGTCGACGATGGCGAGGGCGTGCGCCTGGTGATTTCGATGTCGATGGTGTTGGCCGGCGAGGTGGTGGAGGAGCGTCCCGAGCGTCCGCCCGAAGTGCTCGCCGACAACCTGCGCGAGGTGCGTTTCCGTTATCGGGCGCTGGACGAGCGCGGTCGGATGGGCGACTGGCAGGATCGCTGGGAGGCGAGCGAACAGTTGCCACTGCAGGTGGAGATCACGCTGGTCGACCGTAATGGACGCGCATGGCCACCGCTGGTCGTTGCGCCACCGTTGGCGCCGGCATTCAGCAGCTTCAACGTTCCGCTGGAGACGCAGTGA